TCTGAGTGAGGCCGCGCCTTTTCCGGATCGACTGAAGCCGTTGGGCCAGACCTGTCGGCGTGCTAGTTTCTGGCATAGCCCTGCATCTCCTGAACCTTGATGACTCGACACCATCAGGCTAAGCGTGTAGGGCTCATTCATGTCAGCCTTAGCTCCAAGATCCCTGCGGTAGAGGCCTTGGCATCCTCCCGCCGGATCGTGTTGTAGAAAAGATTTCATGTTTCCAAACACCGTTTGACGTCGGCGGACAGCCGTTATTGATACTTCTGCCCGCGCTGCTATCAAAGTGTCATTGACCTAGCTGTGCAAGCGGCGTGCAATGCCCATGTCATCGATTCACGGCATGCGATCGAGAGGGATTCTCGATATGGCACAGGAAACACGAGTGGACACGACGCTCTGCGCCTTCTACCGCACTGCCCGCGCCGGAGCCGTCCGGCTGTCGGACGATGGAGGCCCGTTCGGGTTCGACATCACGGTGGCTCTGCTGGCCGATGACCTGGTCACCGGCTACGACTGCGACGCGCTCGTCGAGACCGGCTGTCACCTTGGCGACACCACGGACTACCTGGCCCGCCGCTACCCCGAGCTGCCGGTCTACTCCTGCGACATCGACCCTTCGTACGCGGCGTTCACCCGGCGCCGTGTCGCCAAGCACCGCAACGCGCGGGTCGAGCCGGTGGACTCGGCGGCGCTGGTGAACTCGGCCGCAGCCATCCACCACAGGCCGCTGTTCTTCCTCGACGCGCACTGGGGGCCGGACTGGCCACTGGCCCGTGAGTTGGAGGCGATCGCCGCCGGGATCGTGCTCATCCATGACTTCGACATCGGCCATCCGCGGTTCTCCTACGACGCCTACGGCGACCTGGTGTGCGGGCCGAACATGCTGGCCGCGATGAGCCGGCCGCCGGAGAGGTACTTCGTCCCGGATCCCGAGGCGGACTGGCCGCTGCCATGTCTGCAGACCCGGCGTCGCGCTGGCGTCGGCATTCTCGCGGTCGGGCTGGACTCCGGGCCGTTGGACACCCACCCCCACCTGATCACCCGACACCTGGAGATGGCGGTGACACGATGAGCGAGGCCCTAGCTGATCCGATGACCGAGCTGGACGGGATGCCGTTCCTGGACGACTCCTTCGTCCCTGGGCGGCTGCTGGCGCTGGTGATGGCGCTGCGCCACCAGGAGGCGGTCCGGCGGGGCCTGCACGTGAACGACGGCACCGGCCCGCAGGCGTGGCTGGACCCGGGCCGGGCGATCCTGCTGAATCCGAACCGGCCGTCCGTGCAGGACACGGAGCTGACGGTCGCCCAGCAGGAGGAGGTCGTCGCGGTCCTGGACGCGCTGCCCCGAGCGGTTCCCGCGTGGGAGCCGCTGCTGCGCCTGCCCGTCCGCTACCTGCTACACCGGCCGACCGGCGCCTACTCGGCGTCCATCCGAGCGTGGCCGCAGCACATCTTCCTCGCAACGCGGGCCTTCATCGCGCCCGACCAGATCCGCTCCCAGGTGCTGCACGAGATGTGCCATCAGTGGATGAACCTCATCCAGGAGGCATGGCCGCTCCAGACGCGGGAGAAGCGGGACCTGACCATGCCGTCCGGGACGACCGGCCGTTCGCTGTCCGAGGTGCTGGGCGGCGCGCACGTCGCGATGGCGCTGATCCGCCTGTACCGGGCCCTCGGGGGTGAGCAGGATCGCCTCGAAGATCTGGCTCGCTACCACGCCGGGTGCCTGCTGGTAATCGAGGAGCACGCCGACGAGCTGACCGAGGCAGGCCACAGCATCGCCGCGCGCCTGAAGGAGGACCGGTGAGCACCTCAATCCTTCCGCCCGTCACCCCCATCTGGCCGGTGCCTATCTACCAGGAAGATTTCGACGACGCCGAGCAGTTCAACCCGGCCCTGGCCGAACTGATCCTCACCGCGCAGGCCGCCCAGGAGCAGCCGGTGATCCTCCCCGGCGGATTGGACGCCCGCAAGTCCAGCGAGGACATCTTGACGTGGAATCACCCAGCGGTCGCGTGGCTGCGCGGCCGAATCCTGGGCGCGGTGACCGCGATGGCCACCGACATGCTCGGCGAGGCCGCCCGCAACATCACGGCCAAGCCGCTCGCGGAGGGATGGGCCGTTACCTACGCCGAAGGCGCGAGCCTGCTGCCCCACACCCATCACTCGACGTCGATCGCCGGGGTCTACTACATCGACCCGGGCACCGCTGACAGCGGGCAGGATCCCGGGTTCCTGCAACTGCTGGACCCGCGACCTGGCGCAGTCGCCCGCGGTGCCTCCTCGGGCGTGATCCGCGTCCAGCCCGCCGCCGGCCGGATGGTCGCCTTCCCCGGCTGGCTGAACCATCAGGTGCGGGCGACCGCGTCGAAGGAGAGGCTGCGGATCTGCGTCGCGTTCAACGTCAGCTACAACGCGGGGGGAGCAGCATGAGCACGGTGAGCAGGCACTGGCCCACGAACCTGGTCCTCGATGAGGTCGACCTGGCCGGGATCGTTCACGAGGACCTGCCGGTCCTGCTGAGCGGTACCGGCGGCGGGTCGATGGAGGTCATCGAGAACAAGCGGGCCCTGGCCGACGAGGTGGCGCTCCGCGCCCGCCTGACGGCGTCGATGCAGGCGTTGGCGGTCGCGGACTCCCGGCCGCAGCCGGACGAGATCCATCTGGAGGTGCAGCTGTGGCGCGGAGGGTATGACCTGCCCGCGACCGCTTCACCGGCGGACTACGTGGCGTGGTGTGTGCTGGCCGCCACCTCATCGAACCATGAGCAGTCCGGAGCGATCGCGGTGGCCGATCCGCGGGCCGGGTGCGCGCTGGTGCCCATGCCCGGCCTGCCGTGGGGCCGCTCGGCGATGATCGCGGCCAAGGTCGGCGCGCACCTGGCGGCGCCCGGCTGGCTGACGCATTTCGTCATCCCCGTTGAGAAGGACCAGGCCGTGATCGTCGCGGTGGCCTTCTCAATCTGAAATATCCCATCCCAAAGAAGGAAGGAACCACCGTGTCTCACCTGACTGGGCCGCTGAGCCTGCGTATGGACACCGCCCCCGGAGCGGGCCTCGGAGTCGACGAGGCCGACACCGAGCACTACATGGCGCTGGCCGAGAAGGGCCTGCTCGTCCCCCCTGGCTGCAACCACCCGGCGGTTCAGGACGACTTCGCCCTCGACCCGTCCAGGACCGTTGAACTGGATGCGAGCCCGGCCTAAGCGCCGCTGAGTGACTCGGCCCCGGCGTTCCTTCCCTCGTGGAGGCGCCGGGGCCGACGTCGTGTCACAGCTCCCCGCGCCGCCATGCCTCGATCTCTGCGTCCAGCGCCGCCTCATCCAGCTTCGGCGGTTCCAGGGCGCGGGCCCAGCGGACGACCAGGCCCAGGAACTGATCGGCGGCGTCGATTGACACGCTGCCGTGGACATGGAGCCACGTGATGAGCGGGGCCGCGCTGGGGCTGTCGGCGTCGCAGGACGCGCACAGCACGACAACTGTGTGGCCGGTGACCTCGGCGCCGCTCTCGTTGGTCCAGCCGTGCGGGACGCGCGCCGACAACAGCCCTTCCTGCTCGCATCGGGGACAAATGACCGGAGCAGCAGAGGCCTCGACGTCGATGGGTGAAGCGCTCACAGCGCGATCGCTTCTGGCCCGACCAGCGTCTTGATGTCGGCGGCGAACGACGGCTCGGCTCTGACCGAGAACTCCGGCAGGGCCATGGCCATGATCTTGCCGCTGGGCCGCCGTAGGTGGATGCGGACCGGCACCTTGCCCTGATGGGTCTTCAGGATGTTGCGCAGCTCCTCAACTAACTCCGGGGTGACACGTTCTTCCCGCAACGTGATCGTGATCGGGTGCCCGGAGTCGCTGGTGACGCCGGACACGTCGATCGGCGTCAGGTCGTTGGCGAAGATCGAGATGGCGCCGTCGCGGCTGCTGGCCATCCCGGAGACCGACACCACGGAGTCTTCGCGCAGCTCCGGCGCGTACAGCTCGTAGTTCTTCGGGAAGAACAGGCATTCCACCGCCGAGTCCATGTCCTCGACGATGATGATGGCCCAGACCTTCCCGGCCTTGTTGACTCGCTTGTCGACCTTCGTGATGAGCCCGCACACCTGGACGTCGGTGCGGTCCTGGCCGTTTTCGAGCAGGTCCATGACCGTGGTGCTGCGGTTACGCGCCAGGAGCCTTTCGGCGCCGGCCAGCGGGTGATCGGAGACGTACAGGCCGAGCATTTCCCGCTCGAAGGCGAGCAGGGTCTTCTTGTCCCACTCCCCTTCGGGGATGGCGACGGCGAAGGTCTCGTCCGGTCCGCCGTCGTCGCCACCGAACAGCGAGTCCTGGCCGTGGGCCTCAGCGCGTTTGACCGGGAGGATGGCATCGACGGCTTGTTCGTGGACCACCATCAACGCACGCCGATGGTGGCCGAGCGAGTCGAACGCCCCGGCCTTGGCCAGCGATTCGATCAACCTCTTGTGGCAGACCGATGCGGGCACCTTGCGCAGGAAGTCACCGAAGTCAGCGAAAGACCCGCTAGTCTTGCGGGCCTCAATGATGGCCTCCACCCGGTCGGCGCCGACGTTGCGGACCGCGCCGAGCCCGAACCGGATAGCGGTGTCATCGACGGGGGCGAAGTGCAAAGAGGACTCGTTGACGTCCGGCGGCAGTACCTTGATGCCCATCTTGCGGCATTCAGCGAGGTAGACGGCGGCCTTGTCCTTGTCGTCGCCGACCGAGGTGAGCAGCGCCGACATGTACTCGGCCGGATAGTTCGCCTTCAGGTAGGCGGTCCAGACCGACACCAGGCCGTATCCGGCGGTGTGGGACTTGTTGAACGCGTATCCGGAGAAGGGCAGCATCACGTCCCACAAGGCCTTGACGGCCTCGTTGGAGTAGCCGTTGTCCTTCATGCCTTTCTCGAAGAACTCGAACTGCTTGTCCAGCTCGGATTTCTTCTTCTTGCCCATCGCCCGGCGCAGCAGGTCGGCGCCGCCGAGACTGTAGCCCGCGAGTTCGCGGCCGACGGCCATGACCTGCTCCTGATAGACCAGCAGGTGGTAGGTGGTGCCGAGGATCGGTTCCAGGGCGTCTTTGAGTTCGGGATGGATCGGGGTGATGTCTTGGCGGTTGTTCTTGCGGTCGGCGTAGTTGATGTGCGCGTTGGCGGCCATCGGCCCGGGCCGGTAGAGGGCGAGCACTGCGGCGATGTCCTCGAACCGGGTGGGGGCCATCAGCCGCAGCAGGGATCGCATGGGGCCGCCGTCGAGCTGGAACACCCCCAGCGTGTCACCACGGGCCAATAGCTCATACGTTTTGGCGTCGTCCAGGGGGATGGTCTCAGTCGAGATCTCCACGCCTCGGTGTTCGCGGATGATCTGGATGGCGTGATCGATGACGCCCAGGTTGCGCAGGCCGAGGAAGTCCATCTTGACCAGGCCCATGTCCTCACACTGAGGATAGGAAAACCCAGTGATGATCACGCCGTCCTTGTCGCGACGGTGCAGCGGGATCAGGTCCTGCAGGGGAGCGGAGGAGAGAATGACCGCGGCGGCGTGAACGCCGGTTCCGCGAATGAGTCCCTCGATGCCACGACCGGTGTCGATGACTTTCCTGACGTCCGGGTCGCTGTCATACATTGCCCGTAGCTCGGCGGCTTCGGAATAGCGGGGATGATTCTCGTCGAACATCCCCTCCAGGGGGACGCCCTTGCCCATCACGTCCGGCGGCATGGCCTTGGTGATCCGCTCACCCACCGCGAAGGGGTAGCCGAGGATTCGGGAGGAGTCCTTGACCGCCGCCTTGGCCTTGATCGTGCCGAACGTGTTGACCTGCGCGGTGTACGCCTCACCGTATTTGTCGGTGACGTAGCGGACCATCCGGTCGCGGTGGCGGTCGTCGAAGTCGAGGTCGACGTCGGGCGGGCTGATGCGCTCAGGGTTCAGGAACCGCTCGAACAGCAGGCCGTGCTCCAGTGGGTCAAGCTCGGTGATGCGCGTGAGGTAGGCGACGATCGAGCCCGTCGCAGAGCCACGTCCCGGGCCTACGGGGATGCCGTTGTCGCGGGCGTAGCGGCAGATGTCGGCGACGACCAAGAAGTAGCTGTCGAAACCCAGGGGGGTGATGACACCAAGTTCGATCTCCAGCCGGTCGAGAACCTCTTGGCCGGGGTTGTCGCCGTAGCGCTCGCGCAGGCCTCGCTCGCACTCCTTACGCAGCCACGACGCTTGGGTTTCGCCCTCGGGCACGTCGAACTGCGGCATCCGGTCGACGTAGGTGAAGACCTCGCTGTAGTCGCCGACCATCTCAGCGATCACCAACGTGTTGTCGCACGCCTCGGGCAGGTCCTTGAACAGCTCCCGCATCTCGGCTGCGGACTTGACGTAGTAGCCGGCGCCGTTGAACCGGAACCGGGTCGGGTCGTCCTTGTTGCGGCCTACGCCGATGCACAGCAGGTTGTCGTGGGCGTCGGCGTGCTCCTCTTTCACGTAATGCGAGTCGTTCGTGGCCAGCAGCGGTATGTCCAGCTGCTTGGCCAGGCGCAGCAGCCCGTCGCGGACCTGGCGCTCGATGTCGATGCCGTGGTCCATGAGCTCCAGGAAGTAGTTCTCCTTACCGAACATGTCCTGGTAGGAGGCAGCGGCCGTGATCGCCTCGTCGTATTGACCGAGCCGCAGCCGGGTCTGAACCTCCCCTGAGGGGCAGCCCGTGGTCGCGACGATTCCGCTGGCATGCTCGGAGATCAGGTCCCGGTCCATCCGGGGCTTGCCGTAGTAGCCCTCAATGGATGCCAGGGAGGAGAGCCTGAACAGGTTCCGCAGTCCTTGAGCATCCTTCGCCCACATGGTCATGTGGGTGTACCGGCCGCCGCCGGAGACGTCCTTACTGCCCTCTCCGTCGTCACTGACGGCGCGCTGCCCGCCAGGTCCCCAGAAGATCGGTTTCTTCACGAACCGGGAGGCGGGGGCGACGTATGCCTCGATGCCGATGATCGGCTTCACGGGAAATTTGGCCGCAACCTGCTGGAACTCATAGGCGCCGAACATGTTGCCGTGGTCGCTCATCGCGACAGCAGGCATGCCGAGCTGTTCAGCTTCGAAGATCAGGGGTTCGATCTTTGCCGCACCGTCGAGCATCGAATACTCAGTGTGAACATGCAGATGCACGAACGATTTGGTCACCTGTGCCCCTTTTCTACAGCTCGAACGCCGGTTTCCGGCCCCGAGCCTACGCCTTTCTGTCCGACGTCTCACACCCTCCACGCGAGCCTCACAGATGGGCATGAGTCGCACAACGCCCCTTGACAGCCACATGGTTTTGATCTGCTAAGGAGTAGGAAAAGCACCTTGACCTGCGGATATGCTGTCCCGTCTCTGATTGGCGGCGAGGCGGGCATATTGGTGAGGGGACTGGTCAAGGGGTGAGGGCGTAAGGTCCGCCCGTCAGACGGTCCTGGCCAGGGCGCGGGAGATGCCCAGGGCGGCGGCCTTGACGGCCGGGGCCAGCCGGGTGGGCTGGAAGCGGGCCAGCGGCACCGAGACGGACAGCGCGGCCACGGCCACGCCGCCGCCGAACACCGGGGCCGCGACGCAGGCACCGCCCAGCTGGGCCTCCTCCCGATCGTAGGCCAGCCCCGCCGCCTGGATCTGGCCGATGGCCTCCTCCAGGCGCCGGGGGTCGACGATCGAGTGTGGGGTCAACCGGCGCAGCGGGCGGCCGAGGACCTCGTCGATCAGGCCGGGCCCGGAGTAGGCGAGCAGGGCCTTGCCGATCCCGGTACAGGTGAGCGGGAGGCGCCCGCCGACGTGCGAGGGCAGGGCGAAGGTCTCCCGGCCGAGGATCCTCTCGACGTAGACGACGTCGAGGCCGTCGCGCACGCCCAGGTGGACGGTCTCGTGGGTCGCCTCGTGAAGGTCGTGCATGAAGGGCAGCGCCGCGTGTCCCAGGTCGCGCTCCAGGGGCACGATGCTCCCCAGTTCGAAGAGGCGGCGGCCGAGATGGTAGCCGTCCGGGCGGCGGGTGATCGCGCCGATCGCGGTCAGCTCGGTGAGCAGCCGGAAGGCGGTGGTCTTGGGCAGGTGGCAGCGCTCGGCGACGTCGGCCAGGCGCAGCGGTCCTCCCGTGGGACGGAACGCGTCGAGTACGAGCCAGGATTTCTCCAGCACGGACAGCCGGTCGGGGTTCCGTTTCACGGAACGCATTCTTGCCGACGAGCCGCTCGCGACTCCATACCCCCAGCACCCCCAGCACCCCCAGCACCCCCAGCGCCGCCGGTGACTCTGAGCGTGCCACCTGGTACCCGTCGCCGCCGATGGCCTTTGAGCGCCCCTGGTACCCGTACGGCCCCTGGTACCCGTACGTCGCGGGGGGCCGGGCGTGCCGTCCGGACGCGCCGTCTCGCCGGCGTCGTCCGGGCGCTCGCCTCGGAGCGCCCATCGGTCACTACACCGACTTCGTCGAGCCGCCGTCGACGACCAGGTCTATTCCGGTGATGTACGAAGCGTCGTCGGACACCAGGAACGAGATGGCCGAGGCGACCTCGGCGGCATGTCCGGGGCGCCCGAGACTGATCCTCCGCTCAGAGCGGACGAACTTCTGGACGGCCTCCTCGCGAGGAAGGCCGAGACGGGCCGAGAGATCGTCCACGAACCCGCCGGGCTGATCCCACAGCGGGGTGCGGATGGACCCCGGCGACACCGAGTTGATTCTCACGCCGTGCGGGCCGAACTCCTCCGCCAGCGTCTTCGCCAGCGTCACCAGGCCGGCCTTCGTGACGGCGTAGTCGACGAAGTACGGGTCGGGAGTCCGGCCCGTGGTCGACGCGACGAACACCACCGAGCCGCGCTGTGACGCCTTCAGCGAGGGAAGAGCGGCTCGGGAGACGCGCACCGCGCTCATGACGTTGACGCTCCACGTCGTCGCCCAGTCGTCGTCGGTCGTGCCCACGAACGAGGGCCGCGTGGGTGCGATGCCGACGTTGTTGACGAGGATGTCGAGCCGGCCGAAACGGTCCAGCGTGGCGCCGACCAGAGTCGTTCCCGCCTCGGGGTCGGTCAGGTCGAGGTCCACGTGGTGGAGCTCCGGCGGGTGGTCGGCGGCCCGCATCAGATCGCCGGAGACCACGTACGCGCCATCGGCGATCAGCCGCCGTACGGTGGCCTCACCGATTCCCGACGAACCTCCGGTCACCACCGCGATCATCCCGCTGAGATCGGTCACCACGCACTCCTCGCATCTCGGTGGCCTTCCATGAGTGGCCGTCCAAGCCGACACTTCGAGCATCCAGCACGACGCGGGTCAATGGCGGCCTCGGGCCATTCCCCTTGCGTGTGAAGGCATGTCCATGTTGCTATAGCCAAAGTTGGTGCTATTTATCACGTGACATGTTCATAAAGGCATGTTCGGACTACGATCGATCGCATGCACATCCCCAAGCTGCTCGATGGAAGGCTCAAGCTGCGGCATCTTGTCCTGGTCGACGTACTGAGCACTCAGGGCACCGTGATCGGCGCGGCCAGAGAGCTGCACGTGACCCAGCCCGTCGTCACACGCAGCCTTCAAGATCTTGAGCAGGTCCTTGGCGTCGTCCTTTACAACCGGGGTCCCCGCGGGCTCACCCCCACCGACTTCGGCGTCGCCTTCACGTCGCACGCGCGCACCGTGCTCTCGCAGCTCTCCCAGGCGGCACGCCATATCGCCGAGATCGCCGACGCGGAACGCGGGACCGTGGTCGTGGGGACCCACCTCACCGGGTCGAACCTGCTGATCCCCCGGGCGATCGCGGCGCTCAAGGCCGAACGCCCGCTGGTGACCGTGGTCGTGCGCGAGGGCGGGACGGACATGCTGCTGGCCGAGCTCGAGTCGGGACGGCTTGACATCATCGTCGGCCGCCTCACCTCGCCGTCGGACGAAAGGCTCGTGCGCCGCACGCTGTACCAGGAGTCGGTACGTGTCGTGGTCGGCGCACAGCACCCTCTGGCCCGGCGGGCCGACGTCCAGCTGGAAGATCTCGCCGAGTATCCCTGGATCCTGCCCGGGGTCGAGACGGTGCTCCGGCGTGAGCTCGAAACCTACTTTCTTGAGAACGAATTCGAGCTCCCGCAGAACAGGGTGGAGGCGACGTCGTTCCTCACGGTGCGGCAGCTTCTCCTGGAGACTCACAACATCGCGGTGATGCCGGACCTCATCGCGCGAGAGGATCCGCGGATCTCGACGCTCCCCATCTCCCTGAAGCGCATCGGACACAGCGTCGGGCTCACGCTCCAGGCCGACCGCCGCCTCAATCCCGCGACGGCCGCGTTGGTCGACACCCTTCGCCGCACGGCACGCGACCTCTCCATGCCGTCTACCGGCCCGATCTCGCCGCCCCGCGACTGAGGCGCCGGGGTCGCCGACGCGATGAGCCGAGGCGGCGGCGGATCGGACATCCCTCTCGCCGTCATGACAGTGAGTGATCAGAACACGGCGAAGCTCATCTCGTCACACGCTCCAAACCCAGGAAGGTCTCGGCGTTCCCGCGGAGGATCGCCTGGCGCCCGGCCTCCCCGAGGTCGGGGCTGGAGTGCACCACGCGGCCCGCCGGACGCTCGCCCAGGGGATACGGGTAGTCGCTGCCGAGCAGCACACGGTCGACGCCGATCGTGTCCACCAGCAGTCGCAGCGCCCGGTGGTCGAAGACCACCGAGTCGGTGTAGAAGCGACCGAGATAGTGCGACGGCGGGTGCTCGGACGTTCCGATGACGTCGTGGCGCTGGTGCCACGCGTTGTCCATGCGCCCGACCCAGAACGCGAAGGAGCCACCTCCGTGAGCGAAGCAGATCCGCAGACCGGGATCGATACGGTCGAACACGCCACCGAGGATCATGGCGAGGATCGACAGGTGTGTCTCGGCGGGCATTCCCGTCAGCCACTGCGCCATCCACCGTTCGAGCCGCGGTGACTTCGCCATGTCCCAGGGGTGGACGAACACGGGAACGTTCAACGAGGCCGCGTGCTGCAGGAACGTCACGATGCCCGCGCTGTCCAGGTCTCGATCGCCCACGTGGTTGCCGATCTCGACCCCCCGATGACCGTTCGCGATCGACCGTTCGAGCTCGCGGCAGGCCGCGTCCGGGTCCTGGAGCGGCACCTGGCAGAACGGCAGGAGCCTCTCGGGAGCGGGCGCGCAGATTTCGAGCGCCAGATCGTTGAAGATCGCCGAGATCTTGGCGGCCTGGCCGGGGGACTGGCCGTACGAGAAGAACGCGGGCGTCGGCGAGAGGACCTGGGTGTCCACGCCGTCGGCGTCCATCTCGCCGATTCGCACCTCGGCGTCCCAGCAGTTGTCGTGGATGGCACGGAACTCCGACGAGCCCATCATGATCATGGCGTCGCGCTCCGAGTCGATGCGCAGCCATGGGAGGGATTCGCTCACCGATCCGAGATCGGGCCAGCCACGGGGAACGTAGTGCGTGTGCACGTCGATAGAACCGCTCATGGTCGCGACCTCAGCCTTTGCCGGGGTGCACGGCTCCACAGGTGTCACATGTCCGGCCGTCCTCGCTCTCGTAGAACTCCTTGAACACGGCGGGGAGGTCCTTGACGATGTCACGCACCTGAAGCTCCACCTCGTGGACGAGGCCGGCACAGTTGGGGCAGTACCACTGGAACTTCTCCAGCGTCCCCTCCTCGCGGATCCGCTCGATGACCAGTCCGATGGAGCCTTCCTGCGGTCGCTGGGGCGAGTGCGGCAGGTTGCCGGGAAGGAGCCACACCTCGCCCTCCCTGATGTGGATCGTCCGCGGGCCGTCAGACGTCATGAGATCGACATGCATGTCGCCCTTGAGCTGGTAGAACCACTCCTCGTATGGATCGACGTGGAAGTCGGTTCGCTGGTTCGGGCCGCCCACGACCTGGACGATGAAGTCCGTACCGGTCTGGATCGTCCGGTTGTTCACCGGCGGCTTCAGCAGGTGTTCGTGCTCACTGATCCACGAGGCGAAGTTGATCGGTGCCGGGACGAGCGAGTTCGTCACGTGCGTTCTCCTTGGTCTGGTGCGTGCGTGTGTGGGTTGCGGGCGATGACCTGCATCTCGATCAGCAGGTGGGGGTGTGGGAGCTGATGGACCGCGACGGTCGTCCGTGTCGGGCCGTCCTCGTCGAAGAACTCGGCGTAGACCTCGTTGAACCCGCCGAAGTCGTTCATGGACGTGAGGTAGGCGGTCACCTGGAGCACGTCCGACAGGTGCCCCCCGACCTCGCCGAGTATGCGCCCGATGTTCTCGATGACCGCACGGGTCTGAACGCGGATGTCGAGGTCGGTGGTGCCGAGCTCGTCGACCTCGACGCCGGCGAAGGTGTTGTCGGGCCGTCGCGAGCTCGTCCCGGACACGAACACCAGGTCGCCCGCGACCTTCACGTGCGGGAACCTGCCGCGGGGACGCGCGAGCCCGTCGATCGTGCGGCTGCCGTCGTGCCGATCCGTCATGACGCGCCGCCCCCGTTCCGGCCCGGGACCACCCTCACCGACACCCGGCCCAGGCCCGACACCTGCGCGGTGACGGTGCCCCCGGTGCCCCCGGTGAGCGGCACCGCCGCGGTCGCCGCTCCGGCGAGGACGACGTCGCCCGCGCGAATCGGGATCGAGTGGCGGCGGGAGATCTCGGCGAGCAGACGCAGACCGCGGATCGGATCTCCGAGGATGGCCCCCGTGGTCCCGACCGAGACGGTCCGAGGTCCGAGGTCCATCCGCACCGCCAGGTTGTCGAGTGGCCGTACGGCGGTCCACGGACCGATGACGAACGCCGCCGCGGA
This region of Streptosporangium sp. NBC_01495 genomic DNA includes:
- a CDS encoding RidA family protein is translated as MTDRHDGSRTIDGLARPRGRFPHVKVAGDLVFVSGTSSRRPDNTFAGVEVDELGTTDLDIRVQTRAVIENIGRILGEVGGHLSDVLQVTAYLTSMNDFGGFNEVYAEFFDEDGPTRTTVAVHQLPHPHLLIEMQVIARNPHTHAPDQGERT
- a CDS encoding amidohydrolase family protein yields the protein MSGSIDVHTHYVPRGWPDLGSVSESLPWLRIDSERDAMIMMGSSEFRAIHDNCWDAEVRIGEMDADGVDTQVLSPTPAFFSYGQSPGQAAKISAIFNDLALEICAPAPERLLPFCQVPLQDPDAACRELERSIANGHRGVEIGNHVGDRDLDSAGIVTFLQHAASLNVPVFVHPWDMAKSPRLERWMAQWLTGMPAETHLSILAMILGGVFDRIDPGLRICFAHGGGSFAFWVGRMDNAWHQRHDVIGTSEHPPSHYLGRFYTDSVVFDHRALRLLVDTIGVDRVLLGSDYPYPLGERPAGRVVHSSPDLGEAGRQAILRGNAETFLGLERVTR
- a CDS encoding 3-hydroxyanthranilate 3,4-dioxygenase codes for the protein MTNSLVPAPINFASWISEHEHLLKPPVNNRTIQTGTDFIVQVVGGPNQRTDFHVDPYEEWFYQLKGDMHVDLMTSDGPRTIHIREGEVWLLPGNLPHSPQRPQEGSIGLVIERIREEGTLEKFQWYCPNCAGLVHEVELQVRDIVKDLPAVFKEFYESEDGRTCDTCGAVHPGKG